The following nucleotide sequence is from Candidatus Latescibacter sp..
CGGATTCAGAAACAAGCAGGAAAAGGCTCCACATCCACCATTACATTTCCCCTGCGGGAAGTCACAAGTCCCAGTCCACCGCCACTTTCAAAATAACTTTGAATAATTCCTCCTCCGAACCCATCGGTGCATGGACATCTTCCGGAAAGAAAATGCCGAAGGTTCCGGGGAGAGTTTTTACCCATACCTCGGACATTCCGGGAAAATATTCGATATCTTTTCCCTCGATATACCCCTGACCCTGGGCGGCGCATTCGGAAATATTCTTCCACCCGATCAAATCTGTTCCGGAAATGTCGCATTGGATGTCGATATACCGCTTGTGACTCTCCAGTCGGGCTTTCTCCATTCCTTTTCCGGGTCCGCGGGTTATGACAGCGTAAAGACGGCTGCCGTCAATTTCCTGACGGCCTGCGGGGACAGCTTTCAGATCAAGGTTTTTCAGGTATTCAAACGCCGGTTGAAAACCGGGATGGAGAGGGTAGTACCGTTCTCCGTTGTCAATTCGGTCTAAAACCATTATCGCTCAACCTCCGTGATTATAAGAATTGATACAAGTAGTATTTCTTTCCTCACATCACTGGAATGATTGCACAAGAAATCGTCAGTGTCAATATCAATTTTCCCTTTGAACAGGAAGCAGGCGGTATCTGCTTTTTTCTGTTGTAATGGCCGGTAGTTGTTTTTATAATTTCCTGAAAAAAGTGCGAAGAAACAGGTCTTCATGGTTAATTTTATCGGAATGTAGAGAAAGGAGCCTGTTATGCACAGCAGAAGGAGAACCTCATGAGCGAGCCTTTCGGATTCGGAATAATCGGGGCGGGAATCATCAGCGCCTGGCATGCCGCAGGGATAGAGGCGCATCCAGACGGCCGTCTGGTGGCGGTCGCCAGCCGTTCCCGCGAGCGCGCCGAAAAATTTGCCGCCGAGCATACGTGTGCGGTGATGGATGACTGGCGCGAGATGATCAACCGTGACGATATACAGGCGGTATGTATCTGTACTCCCTCCGGGCTGCATGCCGAACAGAGCATCGCCGCAGCCTGCGCCGGAAAGCATGTGCTGGTGGAGAAGCCCATGGCTATTACACTCAGGGAATGCAACGAGATGATCGGCGCCGCCCGCGCCAACGGGGTAAAGCTGGGGGTGATTTTCCAGAAACGCACCGATGAAGCGCCGAATCGGTTAAAAAAGGGAGTGGAGGACGGTGTATTCGGCAGGATATTCTTCGGGGACGCCTCCATTAAATACTGGCGCAGCCAGGCGTACTACGACAGCGGCGACTGGCGGGGCACCTGGGCTCTGGACGGCGGCGGGTGCAGCATGAACCAGGGAATCCACGGCATCGACCTCCTCCTGTACATCATGGGCGATGTGGAGAGCATCTACGCCAAAACGGACACGGTAGCCCATACCATCGAAGTGGAGGATATCGCCATTGCACTTCTGCGGTACAGGAACGGCGCGTATGGCCGCCTCCAGACCGCCACAGCAGTCAATCCCGGCCAGGGAATTTATATCGAGGTCAACGGAACTCTGGGGACCGCTTCCCTTGCGGATGAGACTATAACCGGCTGGGCGGTATCAGATTCCAAGGAAAAGCTCGCGGTAGAAACAGTCGCCGGAGCGGAGGCAAAACGAAGCGCTGCTGCCTCATCCGCCACCAGTTTCGCCACTCGGGG
It contains:
- a CDS encoding Gfo/Idh/MocA family oxidoreductase, with protein sequence MSEPFGFGIIGAGIISAWHAAGIEAHPDGRLVAVASRSRERAEKFAAEHTCAVMDDWREMINRDDIQAVCICTPSGLHAEQSIAAACAGKHVLVEKPMAITLRECNEMIGAARANGVKLGVIFQKRTDEAPNRLKKGVEDGVFGRIFFGDASIKYWRSQAYYDSGDWRGTWALDGGGCSMNQGIHGIDLLLYIMGDVESIYAKTDTVAHTIEVEDIAIALLRYRNGAYGRLQTATAVNPGQGIYIEVNGTLGTASLADETITGWAVSDSKEKLAVETVAGAEAKRSAAASSATSFATRGHIIQVANLISAVRTGENLICSGEEGRRSVHLIMALYESARRGEEVKLDELI
- a CDS encoding YhcH/YjgK/YiaL family protein — translated: MVLDRIDNGERYYPLHPGFQPAFEYLKNLDLKAVPAGRQEIDGSRLYAVITRGPGKGMEKARLESHKRYIDIQCDISGTDLIGWKNISECAAQGQGYIEGKDIEYFPGMSEVWVKTLPGTFGIFFPEDVHAPMGSEEELFKVILKVAVDWDL